Proteins encoded within one genomic window of Calonectris borealis chromosome 1, bCalBor7.hap1.2, whole genome shotgun sequence:
- the PPFIBP1 gene encoding liprin-beta-1 isoform X4: MMSDASDMLAAALEQMDGIIAGSKALEYSNGIFDCQSPTSPFMGGLRALHLVEDLRGLLEMMEADEREGLRCQVPDSTAEALIEWLQSQMTNGHISGNGDVYQERLARLENDKESLVLQVSVLTDQVEAQGEKIRDLEFCLEEHREKLNATEEMLQQELLSRTSLETQKLDLMAEISTLKLKLTSVEKDRLDYEDRFRDTDDLIQEINELRLRVGEMDNERLQYEKKLKTTKDELAALKDKLEQKEAEVKRLQEKLVCKLKGEGIEILDRDIEVQKMKKAVESLMAANEEKDRKIEELRQSLNRYKKVQDMVILAQGKKGKESDGEDFLNSGSVSMVLLDTPSLTDPEKSPSPTPVTASPIHDEFNMNIHEENSLQIHTSILQISIPSFSSTSKNSETVAEKVKTQPRPDPASDISEGRSTGSSPETQLCDSPVTSSLQKSSSLSSLRKETSEADRDSAQKPTEVKPPVEGNNFSTLPPKSPSHGGTGDEDSFGTRKARSSFGRGFFKIKNNKRTASAPNLAETEKGSADHLDLAGLPPRPKEMDSLQMTPPSPDSKKKARGIKKLFGKLKRSQSTTFNPDDMSETEFKRGGTRATAGPRLGWSRDLGQSHNELDMPFAKWTKEQVCNWLQDQGLGSYISHGKHWILSGQTLLQASQQDLEKELGIKHPLHRKKLQLALQALGSEEENNHGKLDYHWVTRWLDDIGLPQYKTQFDEGKVDGRMLHYMSVDDLLSLKVVSVLHHLSIKRAIQVLRINNFEPNCLRRRPSDENNVTPSEVTQWTNHRVMEWLRSVDLAEYAPNLRGSGVHGGLMVLEPRFNVETMAQLLNIPPNKTLLRRHLATHFNLLIGQQAQHQKREAMESPDYVLLTATAKVKPKKLAFSNFGSLRKKKQDDVEEYVCPMELGRASGSGSKKGFKPGLDIRVYDDDDLDRLEQMEDSEGTVRQIGAFSEGINNLTHMLKEDEMFKDFATRSPSTSITDEDSNV, encoded by the exons ACTAATGGACATATATCTGGGAATGGAGATGTGTATCAAGAAAGGCTGGCTCGTCTGGAAAATGATAAGGAATCTCTTGTTCTGCAA GTAAGTGTGCTTACAGACCAGGTGGAAGCCCAAGGAGAAAAGATTCGGGATCTGGAGTTCTGTCTAGAGGAGCACAGGGAGAAGCTGAATGCCACGGAAgagatgctgcagcag GAGCTTTTAAGCAGAACGTCCCTTGAAACTCAGAAGCTGGATCTGATGGCAGAGATTTCCACTCTGAAGTTAAAGCTTACATCTGTGGAGAAGGATAGATTGGACTATGAGGACAGATTCAGAGACACAGAC GATTTGATCCAGGAAATAAATGAATTGCGGTTGAGAGTGGGAGAAATGGACAACGAAAGACTCCAGTATGAGAAAAAACTGAAAACGACCAAA GATGAGCTAGCAGCTTTGAAAGACAAATTGGAGCAGAAGGAAGCCGAGGTAAAAAGGTTGCAAGAAAAATTGGTTTGCAAGCTGAAAGGAGAAGGAATTGAAATACTGGACAGAG ATATAGAGgtacagaaaatgaagaaggCGGTAGAATCTCTAATGGCAGCAAATGAAGAGAAG GATCGGAAGATAGAAGAGCTTCGGCAATCTCTGAATAGGTACAAGAAAGTTCAAGACATGGTGATATTGGCTCAAGGTAAAAAAG GCAAGGAAAGTGATGGTGAAGACTTCTTGAATTCAGGGTCTGTTTCCATGGTTTTATTGGACACACCAAGTCTGACTGACCCAGAGAAAAGCCCATCCCCAACCCCAGTAACAGCATCTCCAATCCACGATGAGTTTAACATGAATATTCACGAAGAg AATTCCTTACAGATCCACACCAGTATTTTACAGATTTCAATCCCTTCTTTTTCATCAACATCCAAGAACTCAGAAACTGTTGCAGAGAAAGTGAAAACACAGCCTAGGCCAGATCCTGCAAGTGACATAAG tgaaGGAAGATCAACAGGTTCCTCCCCAGAAACTCAGCTGTGTGACAGCCCGGT AACTTCTTCGCTGCAGAAGTCCAGCAGTCTGAGCAGTTTGAGAAAAGAGACATCCGAAGCG GACAGAGATTCTGCACAGAAGCCAACAGAG GTTAAACCTCCTGTGGAAGGTAATAATTTCTCAACCCTCCCTCCAAAGTCTCCTTCTCATGGTGGCACAGGCGACGAGGATAGTTTTGGTACCCGTAAAGCCAGATCTTCGTTTGGACGAGgctttttcaagataaaaaataaCAAGAGGACCGCGAGTGCCCCCAATTTGG CTGAAACAGAGAAGGGATCTGCAGATCACTTGGATCTGGCTGGCTTGCCCCCTCGCCCAAAAGAAATGGATAGTCTACAGATGACTCCGCCTTCTCCAGATTCCAAGAAAAAGGCCAGAGGGATCAAAAAGTTATTTGGAAA ACTTAAAAGAAGTCAGTCTACTACCTTCAACCCAGATGACATGTCCGAGACGGAGTTCAAAAGAGGAGGGACAAGAGCAACGGCGGGGCCGCGACTGGGCTGGTCTCGAGACCTGGGGCAGTCTCACAA TGAGCTGGACATGCCGTTCGCAAAGTGGACAAAGGAGCAGGTTTGCAACTGGCTCCAGGACCAAGGCCTAGGCTCTTACATTAGTCATGGCAAACACTGGATACTGTCTGGGCAAACGCTTCTGCAGGCTTCTCAGCAGGATCTGGAAAAG gAGCTTGGGATAAAGCACCCATTGCATCGGAAGAAGCTTCAGCTTGCTCTGCAGGCACTCGGGTCTGAAGAGGAAAACAATCATGGAAAACTGGATTACCACTGGGTTACCA GGTGGCTGGATGACATTGGCCTCCCCCAGTATAAGACCCAGTTTGATGAAGGAAAGGTGGACGGCCGAATGCTCCATTACATGAGCGTG GATGACTTGCTGTCCTTGAAAGTTGTCAGCGTCCTCCACCACCTCAGCATCAAAAGAGCCATTCAGGTTTTGAGAATAAATAACTTTGAGCCCAATTGTCTGCGCAGGAGGCCGTCTGATGAG AATAACGTCACACCTTCCGAGGTCACCCAGTGGACCAATCATCGCGTGATGGAATGGTTACGCTCCGTTGATCTGGCAGAGTATGCTCCTAATCTGCGGGGGAGCGGCGTGCATGGGGGACTGATG GTTTTGGAGCCTCGTTTCAATGTAGAAACCATGGCACAGTTGCTGAACATCCCACCAAACAAGACGCTGCTGAGACGGCACTTGGCGACTCATTTCAACCTCCTCATTGGGCAGCAGGCCCAGCATCAGAAACGCGAAGCCATGGAGTCCCCAGACTACGTCCTCTTAACAGCAACTGCCAAAGTAAAG CCAAAGAAACTTGCTTTCAGCAATTTTgggagcctgaggaagaagaaGCAAGATGATGTGGAAGAGTATGTGTGTCCTATGGAGCTGGGGCGGGCATCTGGAAGTGGGTCGAAGAAGGGCTTTAAGCCTGGCCTGGATATCCGAGTATATGACGATGATGATTTGGACCGGCTGGAGCAG ATGGAAGATTCAGAAGGGACAGTGAGGCAAATAGGAGCGTTTTCTGAAGGCATCAACAACTTGACA CACATGTTGAAAGAAGATGAAATGTTTAAAGACTTTGCGACTCGCTCTCCTAGCACCAGTATAACAGATGAGGACTCCAACGTGTGA
- the PPFIBP1 gene encoding liprin-beta-1 isoform X2: MMSDASDMLAAALEQMDGIIAGSKALEYSNGIFDCQSPTSPFMGGLRALHLVEDLRGLLEMMEADEREGLRCQVPDSTAEALIEWLQSQMTNGHISGNGDVYQERLARLENDKESLVLQVSVLTDQVEAQGEKIRDLEFCLEEHREKLNATEEMLQQELLSRTSLETQKLDLMAEISTLKLKLTSVEKDRLDYEDRFRDTDDLIQEINELRLRVGEMDNERLQYEKKLKTTKSLMAKLSSMKIKVGQMQYEKQRMEQKSQMLKDELAALKDKLEQKEAEVKRLQEKLVCKLKGEGIEILDRDENCKKKLKDKNIEVQKMKKAVESLMAANEEKDRKIEELRQSLNRYKKVQDMVILAQGKKGKESDGEDFLNSGSVSMVLLDTPSLTDPEKSPSPTPVTASPIHDEFNMNIHEENSLQIHTSILQISIPSFSSTSKNSETVAEKVKTQPRPDPASDISEGRSTGSSPETQLCDSPVTSSLQKSSSLSSLRKETSEADRDSAQKPTEVKPPVEGNNFSTLPPKSPSHGGTGDEDSFGTRKARSSFGRGFFKIKNNKRTASAPNLAETEKGSADHLDLAGLPPRPKEMDSLQMTPPSPDSKKKARGIKKLFGKLKRSQSTTFNPDDMSETEFKRGGTRATAGPRLGWSRDLGQSHNELDMPFAKWTKEQVCNWLQDQGLGSYISHGKHWILSGQTLLQASQQDLEKELGIKHPLHRKKLQLALQALGSEEENNHGKLDYHWVTRWLDDIGLPQYKTQFDEGKVDGRMLHYMSVDDLLSLKVVSVLHHLSIKRAIQVLRINNFEPNCLRRRPSDENNVTPSEVTQWTNHRVMEWLRSVDLAEYAPNLRGSGVHGGLMVLEPRFNVETMAQLLNIPPNKTLLRRHLATHFNLLIGQQAQHQKREAMESPDYVLLTATAKVKPKKLAFSNFGSLRKKKQDDVEEYVCPMELGRASGSGSKKGFKPGLDIRVYDDDDLDRLEQMEDSEGTVRQIGAFSEGINNLTHMLKEDEMFKDFATRSPSTSITDEDSNV, encoded by the exons ACTAATGGACATATATCTGGGAATGGAGATGTGTATCAAGAAAGGCTGGCTCGTCTGGAAAATGATAAGGAATCTCTTGTTCTGCAA GTAAGTGTGCTTACAGACCAGGTGGAAGCCCAAGGAGAAAAGATTCGGGATCTGGAGTTCTGTCTAGAGGAGCACAGGGAGAAGCTGAATGCCACGGAAgagatgctgcagcag GAGCTTTTAAGCAGAACGTCCCTTGAAACTCAGAAGCTGGATCTGATGGCAGAGATTTCCACTCTGAAGTTAAAGCTTACATCTGTGGAGAAGGATAGATTGGACTATGAGGACAGATTCAGAGACACAGAC GATTTGATCCAGGAAATAAATGAATTGCGGTTGAGAGTGGGAGAAATGGACAACGAAAGACTCCAGTATGAGAAAAAACTGAAAACGACCAAA TCTTTAATGGCCAAACTTTCTAGTATGAAAATCAAAGTGGGTCAGATGCAGTATGAAAAGCAGCGGATGGAGCAAAAAAGCCAGATGCTAAAG GATGAGCTAGCAGCTTTGAAAGACAAATTGGAGCAGAAGGAAGCCGAGGTAAAAAGGTTGCAAGAAAAATTGGTTTGCAAGCTGAAAGGAGAAGGAATTGAAATACTGGACAGAG ATGAAAATTGTAAAAAGAAGCTCAAAGATAAAA ATATAGAGgtacagaaaatgaagaaggCGGTAGAATCTCTAATGGCAGCAAATGAAGAGAAG GATCGGAAGATAGAAGAGCTTCGGCAATCTCTGAATAGGTACAAGAAAGTTCAAGACATGGTGATATTGGCTCAAGGTAAAAAAG GCAAGGAAAGTGATGGTGAAGACTTCTTGAATTCAGGGTCTGTTTCCATGGTTTTATTGGACACACCAAGTCTGACTGACCCAGAGAAAAGCCCATCCCCAACCCCAGTAACAGCATCTCCAATCCACGATGAGTTTAACATGAATATTCACGAAGAg AATTCCTTACAGATCCACACCAGTATTTTACAGATTTCAATCCCTTCTTTTTCATCAACATCCAAGAACTCAGAAACTGTTGCAGAGAAAGTGAAAACACAGCCTAGGCCAGATCCTGCAAGTGACATAAG tgaaGGAAGATCAACAGGTTCCTCCCCAGAAACTCAGCTGTGTGACAGCCCGGT AACTTCTTCGCTGCAGAAGTCCAGCAGTCTGAGCAGTTTGAGAAAAGAGACATCCGAAGCG GACAGAGATTCTGCACAGAAGCCAACAGAG GTTAAACCTCCTGTGGAAGGTAATAATTTCTCAACCCTCCCTCCAAAGTCTCCTTCTCATGGTGGCACAGGCGACGAGGATAGTTTTGGTACCCGTAAAGCCAGATCTTCGTTTGGACGAGgctttttcaagataaaaaataaCAAGAGGACCGCGAGTGCCCCCAATTTGG CTGAAACAGAGAAGGGATCTGCAGATCACTTGGATCTGGCTGGCTTGCCCCCTCGCCCAAAAGAAATGGATAGTCTACAGATGACTCCGCCTTCTCCAGATTCCAAGAAAAAGGCCAGAGGGATCAAAAAGTTATTTGGAAA ACTTAAAAGAAGTCAGTCTACTACCTTCAACCCAGATGACATGTCCGAGACGGAGTTCAAAAGAGGAGGGACAAGAGCAACGGCGGGGCCGCGACTGGGCTGGTCTCGAGACCTGGGGCAGTCTCACAA TGAGCTGGACATGCCGTTCGCAAAGTGGACAAAGGAGCAGGTTTGCAACTGGCTCCAGGACCAAGGCCTAGGCTCTTACATTAGTCATGGCAAACACTGGATACTGTCTGGGCAAACGCTTCTGCAGGCTTCTCAGCAGGATCTGGAAAAG gAGCTTGGGATAAAGCACCCATTGCATCGGAAGAAGCTTCAGCTTGCTCTGCAGGCACTCGGGTCTGAAGAGGAAAACAATCATGGAAAACTGGATTACCACTGGGTTACCA GGTGGCTGGATGACATTGGCCTCCCCCAGTATAAGACCCAGTTTGATGAAGGAAAGGTGGACGGCCGAATGCTCCATTACATGAGCGTG GATGACTTGCTGTCCTTGAAAGTTGTCAGCGTCCTCCACCACCTCAGCATCAAAAGAGCCATTCAGGTTTTGAGAATAAATAACTTTGAGCCCAATTGTCTGCGCAGGAGGCCGTCTGATGAG AATAACGTCACACCTTCCGAGGTCACCCAGTGGACCAATCATCGCGTGATGGAATGGTTACGCTCCGTTGATCTGGCAGAGTATGCTCCTAATCTGCGGGGGAGCGGCGTGCATGGGGGACTGATG GTTTTGGAGCCTCGTTTCAATGTAGAAACCATGGCACAGTTGCTGAACATCCCACCAAACAAGACGCTGCTGAGACGGCACTTGGCGACTCATTTCAACCTCCTCATTGGGCAGCAGGCCCAGCATCAGAAACGCGAAGCCATGGAGTCCCCAGACTACGTCCTCTTAACAGCAACTGCCAAAGTAAAG CCAAAGAAACTTGCTTTCAGCAATTTTgggagcctgaggaagaagaaGCAAGATGATGTGGAAGAGTATGTGTGTCCTATGGAGCTGGGGCGGGCATCTGGAAGTGGGTCGAAGAAGGGCTTTAAGCCTGGCCTGGATATCCGAGTATATGACGATGATGATTTGGACCGGCTGGAGCAG ATGGAAGATTCAGAAGGGACAGTGAGGCAAATAGGAGCGTTTTCTGAAGGCATCAACAACTTGACA CACATGTTGAAAGAAGATGAAATGTTTAAAGACTTTGCGACTCGCTCTCCTAGCACCAGTATAACAGATGAGGACTCCAACGTGTGA